The Actinomadura sp. WMMB 499 genome includes a window with the following:
- a CDS encoding NAD(P)/FAD-dependent oxidoreductase: MPDAVVVGAGQNGLAAANVLADAGWDVLVLEAQPEPGGAVRSDRGVHPAYVSDLCSAFYPLGVASPAMRALGLERHGLRWRHAPAVLAHPLPDGRCAVLERDPDATAAGLESFGGGDGEAWLRLYDLWERMGEELLRALFTPFPPVRSAPALAAAASRAGAPSGGVLGVLRTLLSPVRTLGEQEFAGPGGPLLLAGSTLHTDLSPESTGGAAFGWLLAMIGQRYGWPVPEGGAGELTAALVRRLEAAGGRVRCGTPVASVIVRDGRALGVRTADGEPIRAVRAVLADVPAPALYGGLVGWEHLPARLREQLRRFDRDPATFKVDWALTGPVPWASPGAARAGTVHLAPDMDALTRYSADLATGRVPAEPFALLGQMTTADPARSPAGTESVWAYTHVPHRVRGDAGPDGITGAWDGRERAAFAGRLEETVERLAPGFRCRIAARRIVAPPDFAERNASLPGGALNGGTSLPHQQLVFRPVPGLGRAETPVAGLFLASASAHPGGGVHGACGTNAARAALAHASPAGRLVLTPALAALRRALTG, translated from the coding sequence ATGCCGGACGCGGTCGTCGTCGGGGCGGGGCAGAACGGGCTCGCCGCGGCGAACGTGCTCGCCGACGCGGGCTGGGACGTGCTGGTGCTGGAGGCGCAGCCCGAGCCCGGCGGGGCCGTACGCAGCGACCGCGGCGTCCATCCGGCCTACGTCAGTGACCTGTGCAGCGCGTTCTACCCGCTCGGCGTGGCGTCCCCGGCGATGCGGGCGCTCGGCCTGGAGCGGCACGGGCTGCGCTGGCGGCACGCGCCGGCGGTGCTCGCCCATCCGCTGCCGGATGGGCGCTGCGCCGTCCTGGAGCGCGACCCGGACGCCACCGCCGCCGGTTTGGAGTCGTTCGGCGGGGGCGACGGGGAGGCCTGGCTGCGGCTGTACGACCTGTGGGAGCGGATGGGCGAGGAGCTGCTGCGCGCCCTGTTCACCCCCTTCCCGCCGGTCCGTTCGGCGCCCGCGCTGGCCGCCGCCGCATCCCGGGCGGGCGCCCCGTCCGGGGGGGTGCTGGGTGTCCTGCGGACCCTGCTGTCCCCCGTCCGGACGCTCGGCGAGCAGGAGTTCGCGGGGCCGGGCGGGCCGCTGCTGCTGGCCGGGTCGACGCTGCACACCGACCTGTCGCCGGAGTCGACGGGCGGTGCCGCGTTCGGCTGGCTGCTGGCGATGATCGGGCAGCGGTACGGCTGGCCGGTCCCCGAGGGCGGCGCCGGGGAGTTGACGGCGGCGCTGGTGCGGCGGCTGGAGGCGGCGGGCGGACGGGTCCGCTGCGGCACCCCGGTGGCGTCGGTGATCGTCCGGGACGGGCGCGCGCTCGGCGTCCGGACGGCGGACGGGGAGCCGATCCGGGCCGTGCGGGCGGTGCTCGCGGACGTGCCCGCGCCCGCGCTGTACGGCGGGCTGGTCGGGTGGGAGCACCTCCCGGCGCGGCTGCGCGAGCAGCTGCGGCGCTTCGACCGGGACCCCGCGACGTTCAAGGTCGACTGGGCGCTGACGGGCCCCGTCCCGTGGGCGTCCCCGGGCGCCGCGCGGGCGGGGACCGTCCATCTCGCGCCGGACATGGACGCCCTCACCCGCTACAGCGCCGACCTCGCGACCGGGCGGGTGCCCGCCGAGCCGTTCGCGCTGCTCGGGCAGATGACCACCGCCGACCCCGCCCGCTCCCCCGCCGGGACCGAGTCGGTGTGGGCGTACACGCACGTGCCGCACCGCGTCCGGGGCGACGCGGGCCCGGACGGGATCACCGGCGCGTGGGACGGGCGGGAGCGCGCCGCGTTCGCCGGCCGGCTGGAGGAGACCGTCGAACGGCTCGCGCCCGGCTTCCGGTGCCGGATCGCCGCCCGCCGGATCGTCGCCCCGCCGGACTTCGCCGAACGCAACGCGAGCCTGCCGGGCGGGGCGCTGAACGGCGGGACGTCGCTGCCGCACCAGCAGCTCGTCTTCCGTCCGGTGCCGGGCCTCGGCCGCGCGGAGACCCCGGTCGCGGGCCTGTTCCTGGCGTCGGCGTCGGCGCATCCGGGCGGCGGCGTGCACGGCGCCTGCGGGACGAACGCCGCCCGCGCGGCGCTCGCGCACGCGTCCCCGGCCGGACGGCTCGTCCTCACCCCCGCGCTGGCCGCGCTGCGCCGCGCCCTCACGGGCTGA
- a CDS encoding sulfotransferase, translating into MRSTPHILVINGTKVRRPVFVLGAPHSGTEPLARAIKRAPGFHLTTGRPEVLRVTYAFARRPAIAGERERGAARVLRDAYAQAWQVSARACGECPADCRDLGGLPPVPEGEAPAGDATCVDPRGIARFADASPDLIYSADVLLDAFPDARLVQVIRDGRDAVADMLDDERCLAWFQPGLANLDTVFPNTFFGVEDHTERTRWPRAATAVKCALRWRGAVRLSAKLRRQVPADQLLTVRYEDLVAKPRRLAADLSRYLDAEVSRTALGGLVRAVTGHEQGPGEHGVGSWRDRLTSRQAAQVEKIAGIELGRLGYRLGSDA; encoded by the coding sequence ATGAGGTCGACGCCGCACATCCTGGTGATCAACGGCACCAAGGTTCGCCGTCCCGTGTTCGTCCTGGGCGCCCCGCACTCGGGCACGGAGCCGCTGGCCCGCGCGATCAAGCGCGCGCCCGGGTTCCATCTGACGACCGGCCGGCCCGAGGTGCTGCGCGTCACCTACGCCTTCGCGCGGCGGCCCGCGATCGCCGGCGAGCGCGAGCGCGGCGCCGCGCGGGTGCTGCGCGACGCCTACGCGCAGGCGTGGCAGGTGTCGGCGCGGGCCTGCGGCGAGTGCCCCGCCGACTGCCGCGACCTGGGCGGGCTCCCGCCCGTCCCCGAGGGCGAGGCGCCCGCCGGGGACGCGACGTGCGTCGACCCGCGCGGCATCGCCCGGTTCGCCGACGCCTCCCCCGACCTGATCTACAGCGCGGACGTGCTGCTGGACGCGTTCCCCGACGCGCGCCTCGTCCAGGTGATCCGGGACGGCCGGGACGCCGTCGCCGACATGCTCGACGACGAGCGCTGCCTCGCCTGGTTCCAGCCCGGTCTCGCCAACCTCGACACGGTCTTCCCGAACACGTTCTTCGGGGTCGAGGACCACACCGAACGCACCCGCTGGCCGCGCGCGGCGACCGCCGTCAAGTGCGCCCTGCGCTGGCGCGGCGCGGTCCGGCTCAGCGCGAAGCTGCGCCGGCAGGTGCCCGCGGACCAGCTGCTCACCGTCCGCTACGAGGACCTGGTCGCCAAGCCGCGCAGGCTCGCGGCGGACCTGTCCCGCTACTTGGACGCCGAGGTCTCCCGGACGGCGCTCGGCGGGCTCGTCCGCGCCGTGACCGGCCACGAGCAGGGCCCCGGGGAGCACGGGGTCGGGTCGTGGCGCGACCGGCTGACGTCCCGGCAGGCCGCCCAGGTCGAGAAGATCGCGGGGATCGAGCTGGGCCGGCTCGGCTACCGGCTCGGCTCCGACGCCTGA
- a CDS encoding Sir2 family NAD-dependent protein deacetylase codes for MEESETLAGFLSEVGAITVLTGAGISTDSGIPDFRGPQGVWTKDPAAEAMSTIGSYLADPDVRRRAWRSRRDHPAWDAEPNAAHAALVELERAGRLRALVTQNIDGLHQRAGSGAGTVIEIHGTMRDAVCLSCGLRTPMPEILVRVDAGEEDPPCADCGGLQKSATISFGQALEQDVLDAAITAARECDLFLAVGTSLTVQPAAGLCLEAVEHGARLVIINASETPYDGLADAVLRLPIGEALPELAGLVLGNGR; via the coding sequence ATGGAGGAATCTGAGACGCTCGCCGGTTTCCTGTCCGAGGTCGGAGCCATCACGGTTCTGACCGGGGCCGGAATCTCCACCGACAGCGGGATCCCCGACTTCCGCGGGCCGCAGGGCGTCTGGACCAAGGACCCGGCCGCCGAGGCGATGTCGACGATCGGCTCCTACCTCGCCGACCCGGACGTCCGCCGCCGCGCCTGGCGGTCCCGCCGCGACCATCCCGCGTGGGACGCCGAGCCGAACGCCGCCCACGCCGCGCTCGTCGAGCTGGAACGGGCGGGACGGCTGCGCGCGCTCGTCACCCAGAACATCGACGGGTTGCACCAGCGGGCCGGCTCGGGGGCCGGCACCGTCATCGAGATCCACGGCACGATGCGCGACGCGGTCTGCCTGTCCTGCGGGCTGCGCACCCCCATGCCCGAGATCCTCGTGCGGGTCGACGCGGGCGAGGAGGATCCGCCGTGCGCCGACTGCGGCGGCCTGCAGAAGTCGGCGACGATCTCCTTCGGGCAGGCCCTCGAGCAGGACGTCCTGGACGCGGCGATCACCGCGGCGCGCGAGTGCGACCTGTTCCTGGCGGTCGGGACGTCGCTGACCGTGCAGCCCGCGGCGGGACTGTGCCTGGAGGCGGTGGAGCACGGTGCCCGGCTGGTGATCATCAACGCGTCGGAGACGCCGTACGATGGGCTGGCCGACGCGGTCCTGCGGCTGCCGATCGGGGAGGCCCTGCCGGAACTGGCGGGCCTCGTGCTCGGTAACGGCCGATGA
- a CDS encoding LD-carboxypeptidase, with amino-acid sequence MIAPSGPVEPARVEAGRAALRALGLDVAVGKHLLDRVNLDGSAPARDAWHGLAGGDAERAADLADAWCDPGVRAVICARGGYGATPLLDRLDWAALAAATEADVAAAGAPKILHGSSDVTALHAAFGARLGVTTSFGPMAAGLLAGPGTVPGTVPGTGGGADGGADRAWTIDVLRAALFEGGAPLPGTRALRAGRAEGALTGGTLSLLTALLGTPYAPPPAAGRIAFLEDVTEAPYRIDRMLVQLLQAGWFDGVAGIALGSWEACGDPDELDAVFTARLGGLGVPVLAGVPAGHGARQGTLELGAPAVLDADGRTLAPRAAGGAR; translated from the coding sequence GTGATCGCTCCGAGCGGGCCCGTCGAGCCCGCCCGGGTCGAGGCGGGCCGCGCGGCGCTGCGCGCCCTCGGCCTTGACGTGGCGGTCGGAAAGCACCTCCTCGACCGTGTCAACCTCGACGGTTCCGCCCCCGCCCGCGACGCCTGGCACGGGCTCGCCGGCGGCGACGCCGAGCGGGCCGCCGACCTGGCGGACGCCTGGTGCGACCCGGGCGTGCGCGCCGTGATCTGTGCGCGCGGCGGCTACGGCGCCACGCCCCTCCTCGACCGGCTCGACTGGGCGGCCCTCGCCGCCGCCACCGAGGCCGACGTCGCCGCCGCGGGCGCTCCGAAGATCCTGCACGGGTCGAGCGACGTCACCGCGCTGCACGCCGCGTTCGGCGCGCGGCTCGGCGTCACGACCTCCTTCGGTCCGATGGCGGCCGGGCTCCTGGCGGGCCCCGGCACCGTTCCCGGCACCGTCCCCGGCACGGGCGGAGGCGCCGACGGGGGCGCGGACCGGGCCTGGACGATCGACGTCCTGCGGGCCGCGCTGTTCGAGGGCGGCGCACCGCTCCCCGGCACCCGCGCGCTGCGCGCCGGGCGGGCCGAGGGCGCCCTCACCGGCGGCACGCTGTCGCTCCTGACGGCGCTGCTGGGCACCCCGTACGCACCGCCGCCCGCCGCGGGCCGCATCGCGTTCCTCGAGGACGTCACCGAGGCCCCCTACCGGATCGACAGGATGCTGGTGCAGTTGCTCCAGGCGGGCTGGTTCGACGGCGTCGCCGGGATCGCCCTCGGCTCCTGGGAGGCGTGCGGCGACCCCGACGAGCTCGACGCCGTGTTCACCGCGCGGCTCGGCGGGCTCGGCGTCCCCGTCCTGGCTGGCGTCCCGGCCGGGCATGGAGCGCGCCAAGGCACGCTCGAGCTCGGCGCCCCCGCCGTCCTGGACGCGGACGGGCGCACCCTGGCGCCGCGTGCGGCGGGAGGTGCGCGATGA
- a CDS encoding YitT family protein — MARRLVQLYVGLALYGLGLALQLSSNLGNDPWDVLHEGLAMRFGLTIGLWILIAGALVMLAWIPLRQRPGIGTISNVLLVGAFTDLFLWLLPDPDALTARTAYLVAALLVGGVATGCYIGAGLGPGPRDGLMTGIAARGRSIRAVRTGIELTVLAVGWLLGGTVGIGTVLYALAIGPLTHVFLPLLTIKDPARGGGDAPDGPGGPDGSARPDAVAAEPVRAQCSAASVASTAANSSGRTSAPSS, encoded by the coding sequence ATGGCTCGCCGACTGGTGCAGCTCTACGTCGGTTTGGCCCTGTACGGCCTCGGATTGGCCTTGCAGTTGAGTTCGAACCTGGGCAACGACCCGTGGGACGTGCTCCACGAGGGCCTCGCCATGCGCTTCGGGCTGACGATCGGCCTCTGGATCCTGATCGCCGGCGCGCTGGTGATGCTCGCGTGGATCCCGCTGCGCCAGCGCCCCGGCATCGGCACGATCAGCAACGTGCTCCTCGTCGGCGCCTTCACGGACCTGTTCCTGTGGCTGCTGCCCGACCCGGACGCGCTCACCGCCCGCACCGCGTACCTCGTCGCGGCCCTGCTGGTGGGTGGCGTCGCCACCGGCTGCTACATCGGCGCCGGCCTCGGCCCCGGCCCGCGCGACGGGCTGATGACCGGTATCGCCGCGCGCGGCCGCTCGATCCGCGCCGTCCGGACCGGGATCGAGCTGACCGTGCTGGCCGTCGGCTGGCTGCTCGGCGGGACGGTCGGGATCGGCACCGTGCTGTACGCGCTCGCGATCGGCCCGCTCACGCACGTGTTCCTGCCGCTGCTGACGATCAAGGACCCCGCGCGCGGCGGCGGGGACGCCCCCGACGGACCAGGCGGGCCCGACGGGTCGGCCCGACCGGACGCCGTCGCCGCCGAGCCCGTCCGGGCTCAGTGCTCGGCGGCCAGCGTCGCCAGCACCGCGGCGAACTCCTCCGGGAGGACCAGCGCGCCGTCCTCGTAA
- a CDS encoding MFS transporter yields the protein MSMTVEGRVIETDIPARLDRLPWSRWHWTVLVGLGAVWILDGLEITVVGVVGALLTSETAGLGLTEGQVGLSASIYVIGACTGALFFGHLTDRFGRKKLFIITLIVYLAATVATAFSFNAWWFYLCRFFTGAGIGGEYAAINSAIDELIPARVRGRVDILINGSFWLGTAFAAALSLPILKTGLIPEDLGWRALFALGALLGLLVLFVRRNVPESPRWLFIHGREDAAEDVVGGIERGIVAERGTELERPGQRIRVRQRRTIAFREIAATAVRRYPRRTILGLSLFIGQAFLYNAVYFTYALVLSTFFDVPDVDIGYYLIPIGLGNFLGAFLLGKLFDTVGRRTMVSLSYIVSGVLLVGTGLLFRAEVLDAWTLTACWCVVFFFASAGASSAYLTVSEIFPLETRAMAIAGFYAVGTGLGGVVGPALFGRLVETEKVSAVANGYFLGAALMIAAGLVEAFIGVEAARRSLEDVARPLSAEEPDS from the coding sequence ATGAGCATGACGGTGGAAGGCAGGGTCATCGAGACCGATATCCCGGCGCGGCTCGACAGGCTCCCCTGGTCGCGGTGGCACTGGACGGTGCTGGTCGGGCTGGGCGCCGTCTGGATCCTGGACGGGCTGGAGATCACCGTCGTGGGCGTCGTCGGGGCGCTGCTGACGAGCGAGACCGCGGGGCTCGGGCTGACCGAGGGGCAGGTCGGGCTCTCCGCCTCGATCTACGTGATCGGGGCGTGCACGGGCGCGCTGTTCTTCGGGCATCTCACCGACCGGTTCGGCCGCAAGAAGCTGTTCATCATCACGCTGATCGTGTATCTGGCGGCGACGGTCGCCACCGCCTTCTCGTTCAACGCGTGGTGGTTCTACCTGTGCCGGTTCTTCACCGGCGCGGGGATCGGCGGGGAGTACGCGGCGATCAACTCCGCCATCGACGAGCTGATCCCGGCGCGCGTCCGGGGCCGGGTCGACATCCTGATCAACGGGTCGTTCTGGCTCGGCACCGCGTTCGCCGCGGCACTGTCGCTCCCGATCCTCAAGACCGGGCTGATCCCGGAGGACCTCGGCTGGCGGGCGCTGTTCGCGCTCGGCGCGCTGCTCGGGCTGCTCGTCCTGTTCGTCCGGCGCAACGTCCCGGAGAGCCCGCGCTGGCTGTTCATCCACGGCCGCGAGGACGCCGCCGAGGACGTCGTCGGCGGCATCGAGCGGGGCATCGTCGCCGAGCGCGGCACGGAGCTCGAGCGTCCGGGGCAGCGCATCCGCGTCCGGCAGCGCCGTACCATCGCCTTCCGGGAGATCGCCGCGACGGCCGTCCGCCGGTACCCGCGCCGGACGATCCTCGGGCTGTCGCTGTTCATCGGGCAGGCGTTCCTCTACAACGCCGTCTACTTCACCTACGCCCTGGTGCTGTCCACCTTCTTCGACGTGCCGGACGTCGACATCGGGTACTACCTGATCCCGATCGGCCTGGGGAACTTCCTGGGCGCGTTCCTGCTCGGGAAGCTGTTCGACACGGTCGGCCGCCGCACGATGGTGTCGCTGTCGTACATCGTGTCGGGGGTGCTGCTGGTCGGTACCGGGCTGCTGTTCCGCGCCGAGGTGCTGGACGCGTGGACGCTGACGGCGTGCTGGTGCGTCGTGTTCTTCTTCGCCTCCGCGGGCGCCTCGTCGGCCTACCTGACGGTGAGCGAGATCTTCCCGCTGGAGACCCGCGCGATGGCCATCGCCGGGTTCTACGCCGTCGGCACCGGTCTCGGCGGCGTGGTCGGCCCGGCGCTGTTCGGCAGGCTGGTGGAGACCGAGAAGGTGAGCGCGGTGGCGAACGGCTACTTCCTGGGCGCCGCGCTGATGATCGCGGCAGGGCTGGTGGAGGCGTTCATCGGGGTCGAGGCGGCGCGGCGGTCGCTGGAGGACGTCGCCCGGCCGCTGTCCGCCGAGGAGCCGGACTCCTGA
- a CDS encoding PLP-dependent aminotransferase family protein produces the protein MSTRYVSGHQLARLLGDVPRERPVYAALARGVRGLVLDGRLALRTRLPAERDLAGALGVSRTTVTAAYDRLREEGYIESRQGAGSWTALPPVRMAGDGPPGTVYEPVPRSAAGHGRGRRAAAGPGFGDAPPGGGPAADSGFGIARSGLTMVPETVPGAAGFIDLGCAAPAAPAVFDEAVAAAVAELPRYSRGPGYEPAGLVCLREAIADRYTARGVPTRADEIVVTGGAQQAFTLLVRSMVDAGDPVMVERPTYPHALTALRARGARLVPVGMNRGWDAELAAATMRQAAVRMVHTIPDFHNPTGLLMPDADRAAFTAAARAADACVVADETFADLAHDPGAPSVPPLAAHDAGGRVITIGSASKLMWGGLRIGWIRAAAPLVRRLVVAREPVDMASPVLDQLIVRELLERVEPVRAERAAHLRESRDALAAALRERLPDWEFRLPEGGMSLWVRLPAPVASQLAEAAERNGVRVVPGPVFAADGLLEDYVRLPYVLPPDALRTAVDRLAAAYRRVEGAPAARPLPAYV, from the coding sequence ATGAGCACCCGATACGTGAGCGGACACCAGCTGGCCCGGCTGCTGGGCGACGTGCCGCGCGAGCGTCCCGTCTACGCCGCGCTGGCCCGGGGCGTCCGCGGCCTCGTGCTCGACGGGCGGCTCGCGCTGCGCACCCGGCTGCCCGCCGAACGCGACCTCGCCGGCGCCCTGGGTGTCAGCCGCACCACGGTGACGGCCGCCTACGACCGGCTCCGCGAGGAGGGCTACATCGAGAGCCGGCAGGGCGCGGGAAGCTGGACGGCGCTGCCGCCGGTCCGGATGGCGGGGGACGGGCCGCCCGGGACGGTGTACGAGCCGGTGCCCCGGTCCGCCGCGGGGCACGGCCGGGGCCGCCGGGCGGCGGCCGGCCCGGGCTTCGGCGACGCGCCGCCCGGCGGCGGCCCGGCCGCCGACTCCGGCTTCGGCATCGCGCGGTCCGGGCTCACGATGGTCCCGGAGACGGTGCCGGGCGCCGCGGGGTTCATCGACCTCGGCTGCGCCGCGCCCGCGGCACCGGCCGTCTTCGACGAGGCGGTGGCCGCCGCCGTCGCCGAACTGCCCCGGTACAGCCGCGGCCCGGGGTACGAACCCGCGGGCCTGGTGTGCCTGCGCGAGGCGATCGCCGACCGCTACACCGCCCGCGGCGTGCCCACCCGCGCGGACGAGATCGTCGTCACCGGCGGTGCGCAGCAGGCGTTCACGCTGCTCGTCCGGTCGATGGTGGACGCCGGCGACCCGGTGATGGTCGAGCGCCCCACCTACCCGCACGCGCTGACCGCGCTGCGGGCGCGGGGTGCGCGGCTCGTCCCGGTCGGGATGAACCGCGGCTGGGACGCCGAGCTGGCCGCGGCCACCATGCGGCAGGCGGCCGTCCGGATGGTGCACACGATCCCCGACTTCCACAACCCGACCGGGCTGCTCATGCCGGACGCCGACCGGGCCGCGTTCACCGCCGCCGCGCGGGCCGCGGACGCATGCGTCGTCGCGGACGAGACGTTCGCCGATCTCGCGCACGACCCGGGCGCGCCGAGCGTCCCGCCGCTGGCGGCGCACGACGCCGGCGGCCGGGTGATCACCATCGGGTCGGCGTCCAAGCTGATGTGGGGCGGGCTGCGGATCGGGTGGATCCGGGCGGCCGCGCCGCTCGTCCGCAGGCTGGTCGTGGCGCGCGAGCCGGTCGACATGGCCAGCCCCGTGCTGGACCAGCTCATCGTCCGGGAGCTGCTGGAGCGGGTGGAGCCGGTGCGCGCTGAGCGGGCCGCGCACCTGCGGGAGAGCCGGGACGCGCTCGCCGCCGCGCTGCGGGAGCGGCTGCCGGACTGGGAGTTCCGGCTCCCGGAGGGCGGCATGTCGCTGTGGGTGAGGCTGCCCGCGCCGGTGGCGTCACAGCTCGCCGAGGCGGCCGAGCGGAACGGCGTCCGCGTCGTGCCGGGCCCGGTGTTCGCCGCCGACGGCCTGCTGGAGGACTACGTGCGGCTTCCGTACGTGCTGCCGCCGGACGCGCTGCGTACGGCCGTCGACCGGCTCGCCGCCGCCTACCGGCGGGTGGAGGGCGCGCCCGCCGCCCGGCCGCTGCCCGCCTACGTGTAG
- a CDS encoding CBS domain-containing protein: MRIRDILRRKGGTVVTVPPEHTVRELLAVLAEHNVGAVVVSPDGETIAGIASERDVVRRLHEHGAALLGRPVSDIMTAEVRSCAPGDLVDDLRRTMTEHRFRHMPVVEDGRLAGIVSIGDVVKSAIDALESEREHLVGYIQNVQ; encoded by the coding sequence ATGCGGATCCGCGACATCCTGCGGCGGAAGGGCGGGACGGTGGTCACCGTGCCGCCCGAGCACACCGTGCGGGAACTACTGGCCGTCCTGGCCGAGCACAACGTCGGGGCGGTGGTCGTGTCCCCCGACGGCGAGACCATCGCCGGCATCGCGTCCGAACGGGACGTCGTCCGGCGGCTGCACGAGCACGGCGCGGCACTGCTCGGCCGTCCCGTGTCCGACATCATGACCGCCGAGGTCCGCAGCTGCGCGCCCGGCGACCTGGTGGACGACCTGCGGCGGACCATGACCGAGCACCGCTTCCGGCACATGCCCGTCGTGGAGGACGGGCGGCTCGCCGGGATCGTCAGCATCGGCGACGTGGTCAAGAGCGCCATCGACGCGCTCGAGAGCGAGCGCGAGCACCTCGTCGGCTACATCCAGAACGTCCAGTGA
- a CDS encoding ABC transporter ATP-binding protein, with the protein MPGTPGSGWQVMASFRRDSSVTQQKLKPGTVRRIVGYARPYVRELSMFLALNTFASMIVVANPLLLKAIIDRGIVPGRQSVVIWLAVGVAALALVEAVLGLAQRWFSARVGEGLIYDLRSQVFAHVQRQPVAFFMRAQTGSLVSRLNNDVIGAQRALTTTLSSVVSNVISLVLVLVTMLILSWQVTLIALVLLPVFVLPAKWVGKRLQRVSREQMKLDAEMSSLMTERFNVAGAMLAKLYGRPSEEEENFSGRAARVRDVSVVAAMYGRVFFTALTLVAALATAMVYGVGGALVVGDALQLGTLVALATLLTRMYGPLTALSNVHVDVMTALVSFDRVFEVLDLQPLIRDRKDARGLAEAREAANGADGAKRGAGAKGGPGGKGAVDAPAIEFDHVRFAYPSADEVSLASLESIARADAAPGREVLHDVDFTARPGRLVALVGPSGAGKSTITHLVSRLYDVSGGAVRIGGADVRDVTLESLRAEVGVVSQDAHLFHDSIRENMRYARPDAGDDDIRAALEAAHIGALVAEMPEGLDTVVGDRGYRLSGGEKQRLALARLLLKAPSVVVLDEATAHLDSESEAAVQRALATALAGRTSLVIAHRLSTVREADQILVIDGGRIVERGRHEELLLRGGLYAELYRTQFARQDDGAEDGADRTGGGEGGGEDDVIEREAAAEEPPRTAGWRPADQASEPSR; encoded by the coding sequence ATGCCGGGAACGCCGGGCAGCGGCTGGCAGGTGATGGCCTCGTTCCGCCGGGACAGCTCGGTCACCCAGCAGAAGCTCAAGCCCGGCACCGTGCGGCGGATCGTCGGTTACGCGCGCCCGTACGTCCGCGAGCTGTCGATGTTCCTCGCCCTGAACACGTTCGCATCGATGATCGTGGTCGCCAACCCGCTGCTGCTGAAGGCGATCATCGACCGGGGCATCGTGCCGGGCCGCCAGTCCGTGGTCATCTGGCTGGCCGTCGGCGTCGCCGCGCTCGCGCTGGTCGAGGCCGTCCTCGGGCTGGCGCAGCGCTGGTTCTCGGCGCGCGTCGGCGAGGGCCTCATCTACGACCTGCGCTCGCAGGTGTTCGCGCACGTCCAGCGCCAGCCCGTCGCGTTCTTCATGCGGGCCCAGACCGGTTCGCTGGTCAGCCGGCTGAACAACGACGTCATCGGCGCGCAGCGCGCGCTGACGACCACGCTGTCGTCGGTCGTGTCGAACGTGATCAGCCTGGTGCTGGTGCTCGTCACGATGCTGATCCTGTCATGGCAGGTCACACTGATCGCGCTGGTGCTGCTCCCGGTGTTCGTCCTGCCGGCCAAGTGGGTCGGCAAGCGGCTGCAGCGGGTCAGCCGCGAGCAGATGAAGCTGGACGCCGAGATGAGCTCGCTGATGACCGAGCGGTTCAACGTCGCGGGCGCGATGCTGGCGAAGCTGTACGGGCGCCCGTCCGAGGAGGAGGAGAACTTCTCCGGCCGGGCGGCGCGGGTCCGCGACGTCAGCGTCGTCGCCGCGATGTACGGCCGGGTGTTCTTCACCGCGCTGACGCTCGTCGCCGCGCTCGCCACCGCGATGGTGTACGGCGTCGGCGGCGCCCTCGTGGTGGGCGACGCCCTGCAGCTCGGCACGCTCGTCGCCCTGGCCACCCTGCTCACCCGGATGTACGGTCCGCTGACCGCGCTGTCGAACGTCCACGTGGACGTCATGACCGCGCTGGTGAGCTTCGACCGGGTCTTCGAGGTGCTGGACCTGCAGCCGCTGATCCGCGACCGGAAGGACGCGCGGGGCCTGGCCGAGGCCCGCGAGGCGGCGAACGGCGCGGACGGCGCGAAGCGCGGCGCCGGGGCGAAGGGCGGACCCGGCGGGAAGGGCGCGGTGGACGCGCCCGCGATCGAGTTCGACCACGTGCGGTTCGCCTACCCGTCGGCGGACGAGGTGTCGCTGGCCTCGCTCGAGTCGATCGCCCGCGCCGACGCCGCGCCCGGACGCGAGGTGCTGCACGACGTCGACTTCACCGCGCGGCCCGGTCGGCTCGTCGCGCTCGTCGGGCCGTCCGGTGCGGGCAAGTCGACGATCACGCACCTGGTGTCGCGGCTGTACGACGTGTCGGGCGGCGCCGTGCGGATCGGCGGAGCGGACGTCCGCGACGTCACGCTCGAGTCGCTGCGCGCGGAGGTCGGCGTGGTGAGCCAGGACGCCCACCTGTTCCACGACTCGATCCGGGAGAACATGCGCTACGCCCGGCCGGACGCCGGGGACGACGACATCCGCGCCGCGCTCGAGGCCGCGCACATCGGCGCCCTGGTCGCGGAGATGCCCGAGGGGCTCGACACCGTCGTCGGTGACCGCGGCTACCGGCTGTCGGGCGGGGAGAAGCAGCGGCTCGCCCTCGCGCGGCTGCTGCTCAAGGCGCCGTCGGTGGTGGTGCTGGACGAGGCGACCGCGCATCTGGACTCGGAGTCGGAGGCGGCCGTGCAGCGGGCCCTCGCGACCGCCCTGGCCGGACGCACCTCGCTGGTGATCGCGCACCGGCTGTCGACCGTCCGGGAGGCCGACCAGATCCTGGTGATCGACGGCGGCCGGATCGTCGAGCGCGGGCGGCACGAGGAGCTGCTGCTGCGCGGCGGCCTGTACGCCGAGCTGTACCGCACCCAGTTCGCCCGGCAGGACGACGGCGCCGAGGACGGCGCCGACCGCACCGGTGGCGGCGAGGGGGGCGGCGAGGATGACGTCATCGAGCGGGAGGCGGCGGCGGAGGAGCCGCCGCGGACGGCCGGGTGGCGCCCGGCGGATCAGGCGTCGGAGCCGAGCCGGTAG